One Peterkaempfera bronchialis DNA window includes the following coding sequences:
- a CDS encoding ABC transporter permease, with the protein MTQTLASPGEAPPTAPRQRAGAGLGAAARRLFIQWGILPVLLLALIATFASIEPRFLSEANLTNVARQLSFLGIIALGQMLYLVTRHYDLSNGACVALSSIVGAMVMTSVAKSGSTGTAILLGCLAGIAVGLVVGVVNAVLIAVFKISAFMVTLGTASAATGTALLLSGGTPVVGLPPEFARQFGTSMVLGIPFPTFVMILALLAAYVFLNWTRLGRQAYAVGGNESAAYQSGVNVRRTLLTVMIVGSLLAALVGLMLTARMSTGEANVGVQYPLQSIIAAVLGGVSLDGGEGRVAGVLMGALFLVLLSNGMDLIRVQSYVQDILLGALLVTALLVDRLRKRMRLT; encoded by the coding sequence GTGACACAGACACTGGCCTCTCCGGGGGAGGCACCGCCGACAGCGCCGAGGCAGAGAGCCGGAGCGGGACTTGGCGCAGCCGCCCGCCGGCTCTTCATCCAGTGGGGCATCCTGCCCGTCCTGCTGCTGGCCCTCATCGCCACCTTCGCCTCGATCGAGCCCAGGTTCCTCTCCGAGGCGAACCTCACCAACGTGGCCAGGCAGCTGAGCTTCCTGGGCATCATCGCCCTCGGCCAGATGCTCTATCTGGTGACGCGGCACTACGACCTGTCCAACGGTGCCTGCGTCGCCCTCTCCTCGATCGTCGGCGCGATGGTCATGACGTCCGTCGCCAAGAGCGGCAGCACCGGGACCGCCATCCTGCTCGGCTGCCTGGCCGGTATCGCCGTGGGCCTGGTGGTCGGCGTGGTCAACGCCGTGCTGATCGCCGTTTTCAAGATCTCCGCGTTCATGGTGACCCTCGGCACCGCCTCGGCGGCGACCGGCACCGCGCTGCTGCTGTCGGGCGGCACCCCGGTCGTGGGCCTCCCGCCCGAGTTCGCACGGCAGTTCGGCACGTCCATGGTGCTGGGGATACCCTTCCCGACCTTCGTCATGATCCTCGCCCTGCTCGCCGCCTATGTCTTCCTCAACTGGACCCGCCTCGGCCGCCAGGCATACGCGGTGGGCGGCAACGAGAGCGCGGCCTACCAGTCCGGGGTCAACGTCCGCCGGACGCTGCTCACCGTGATGATCGTCGGCAGCCTGCTCGCCGCCCTGGTGGGGCTCATGCTGACGGCCCGGATGTCCACCGGCGAGGCCAACGTCGGTGTGCAGTACCCCCTCCAGTCGATCATCGCAGCCGTGCTCGGCGGAGTGTCGCTCGACGGTGGCGAGGGCCGGGTCGCGGGGGTGCTCATGGGCGCCCTGTTCCTGGTGCTGCTGAGCAACGGCATGGACCTCATCCGGGTGCAGAGCTATGTGCAGGACATCCTGCTCGGCGCACTCCTGGTGACCGCGCTGCTCGTGGACCGGCTCAGAAAACGTATGCGGCTGACCTGA